Proteins from a genomic interval of Caulobacter sp. NIBR1757:
- a CDS encoding histidine kinase dimerization/phosphoacceptor domain -containing protein, which yields MSDHAHSLEDIAFSLTLAVVTASPAPLLLLDGQLTVVAASLSFCDVFGLAQAEVVGRPLYDLDAGEWDSPALRLLMDAAVGGQATAEARDIDLKRPRQPVRNLIIQARRLVYLDLEQTRILIGVTDVTEAAADAARQEALVQEHSVLLREVRHRVANSLQIIASVLLQNARKTSSEETRGNLKDAHGRVMAVAALERLLSTSESGVVDVQAYFLNLCRSITASMIADPSRIRLTVEGGHGVVEARVSVSLGLIITELVINALKHAFPGERPGHIEVDYNFHGPNWVLCVRDDGVGMPLTAPARVGMGASIVRALAGQLGAVVETSARHPGTQVSIQHTSIALVHDDPRAARQDIAETPRAEESA from the coding sequence CTGCTGCTCGACGGACAGCTGACCGTCGTCGCCGCCAGCCTCTCCTTCTGCGACGTCTTCGGCCTGGCCCAGGCCGAGGTCGTCGGCCGTCCGCTCTACGATCTCGACGCCGGCGAGTGGGACAGCCCCGCCCTGCGCCTGCTGATGGACGCCGCCGTCGGCGGCCAGGCGACGGCCGAGGCCCGCGACATCGACCTCAAACGCCCCCGCCAGCCGGTCCGCAACCTGATCATCCAGGCCCGCCGCCTGGTCTACCTCGACCTCGAACAGACCCGCATCCTGATCGGGGTGACCGACGTCACCGAGGCCGCCGCCGACGCCGCCCGCCAGGAGGCCCTGGTGCAGGAACACAGCGTCCTGCTGCGCGAGGTCCGCCACCGGGTAGCCAACAGCCTGCAGATCATCGCCAGCGTCCTGTTGCAGAACGCCCGCAAGACCAGCTCCGAGGAAACCCGCGGCAACCTCAAGGACGCCCACGGCCGGGTGATGGCCGTGGCCGCCCTGGAGCGGCTGCTGTCCACCTCCGAAAGCGGCGTCGTCGACGTCCAGGCCTATTTCCTCAACCTCTGCCGCAGCATCACCGCCTCGATGATCGCCGATCCCTCGCGGATCCGCCTGACCGTCGAGGGCGGCCACGGCGTGGTCGAGGCCAGGGTCTCGGTCAGCCTCGGGCTGATCATCACCGAGCTGGTGATCAACGCCCTCAAGCACGCCTTTCCGGGCGAGCGGCCGGGCCACATCGAGGTCGACTACAATTTCCACGGCCCCAACTGGGTGCTGTGCGTGCGCGACGACGGCGTCGGCATGCCGCTCACCGCCCCGGCCCGCGTCGGCATGGGGGCCAGCATCGTCCGCGCCCTGGCCGGCCAGCTGGGCGCCGTGGTCGAGACCTCGGCCCGCCATCCCGGCACCCAGGTGTCGATCCAGCACACCAGCATCGCCCTGGTTCATGACGACCCCCGCGCGGCGCGGCAAGACATCGCCGAGACGCCCCGCGCGGAGGAAAGTGCATGA